The Drosophila bipectinata strain 14024-0381.07 chromosome 2L, DbipHiC1v2, whole genome shotgun sequence genome has a segment encoding these proteins:
- the Try29F gene encoding trypsin-1: protein MTGTNFALLGLLLLALTTLTFASPARRPRLDGRIVGGLEANIKDIPYQVSLQRSYHFCGGSLIAQGWVLTAAHCTQGSAIEFSQVRIGSSRTADGGILVGIKRVHRHPKFDAYTIDFDFSLLELQEYSAANVTQAFVGLPEQDADIADGTPTLVSGWGNTQNALESSAVLRAVTVPKVSQLECTDAYGSFGKITDRMLCAGLPEGGKDACQGDSGGPLAADGVLWGVVSWGYGCARPNYPGVYSRVASVRDWIASVSGI, encoded by the coding sequence ATGACTGGAACTAATTTTGCACTCCTCGGGTTGCTGCTCCTTGCGCTCACAACTCTGACATTTGCCAGTCCGGCGCGACGACCCCGCCTAGATGGACGCATTGTGGGCGGCCTGGAGGCCAACATCAAGGATATACCCTACCAGGTTTCTCTTCAGCGGAGCTACCACTTCTGTGGCGGCAGCCTGATTGCCCAGGGCTGGGTTCTCACCGCCGCTCACTGCACCCAGGGCTCTGCCATCGAGTTCTCCCAGGTACGGATTGGCTCCTCGCGCACTGCTGATGGCGGCATCCTGGTGGGCATCAAGCGCGTTCACAGGCATCCCAAATTCGATGCCTACACCATCGACTTTGACTTTTCGCTACTGGAGCTGCAGGAGTACAGTGCCGCGAATGTTACGCAGGCCTTTGTGGGACTGCCCGAGCAGGATGCCGACATTGCGGATGGCACTCCCACTCTGGTGTCGGGGTGGGGCAACACCCAGAATGCCCTGGAGTCCTCGGCCGTACTGAGGGCAGTCACAGTGCCAAAAGTGAGCCAACTGGAGTGCACGGATGCGTATGGAAGCTTTGGTAAAATCACGGATCGCATGCTGTGCGCTGGACTGCCCGAAGGTGGCAAGGATGCCTGTCAGGGTGACTCTGGTGGTCCGCTGGCCGCCGATGGAGTATTGTGGGGCGTAGTTTCCTGGGGTTACGGGTGCGCCAGGCCAAATTATCCGGGTGTCTACTCACGTGTGGCGTCAGTAAGGGATTGGATCGCCTCGGTCAGTGGTATTTGA
- the LOC108124512 gene encoding UPF0585 protein CG18661 isoform X2 produces MSYAKRTHPSADRNSQPISEALLAQVDRQKKDLKLLEIASGSGQHAGYLAPLLPNISFQPTEFERSQFDSISAYAGDCATGNIRLPFYVDVTRDPKEWEGPPAPASYDYFFNSNMMHISPWECSVGLFRAAGQLLKRGGRMFTYGPYAQDGILTPQSNVDFDRSLRGRDPSWGVRDIKDLKVLAQENGMQLEKIVDMPSNNKFLTWLKL; encoded by the exons atgag CTACGCCAAGAGAACCCACCCTTCCGCGGATCGTAATTCCCAGCCGATTTCCGAGGCTCTTCTGGCCCAGGTGGATCGGCAGAAAAAGGACTTGAAGCTCCTTGAGATTGCCTCGGGATCTGGGCAGCACGCCGGATACCTGGCTCCACTGTTGCCCAATATTAGCTTCCAACCGACGGAATTCGAAAGGTCGCAGTTTGATTCCATTTCCGCATATGCCGGAGACTGCGCCACCGGCAACATTCGATTGCCCTTCTACGTGGACGTTACCCGGGATCCTAAGGAGTGGGAGGGACCACCTGCCCCAGCAAGCTACGACTACTTTTTCAACTCCAATATGATGCACATCAGCCCCTGGGAGTGCTCCGTGGGACTCTTCCGAGCTGCCGGGCAGCTACTGAAGCGGGGAGGCAGAATGTTCACCTACGGTCCCTATGCGCAGGATGGCATCCTGACGCCCCAGAGCAACGTGGACTTCGACCGGAGCCTGCGGGGAAGAGATCCCTCATGGGGCGTCCGGGATATCAAAGATCTGAAGGTGCTGGCCCAGGAAAACGGGATGCAGTTGGAGAAAATCGTGGATATGCCGTCGAACAACAAATTTCTGACCTGGCTTAAGTTATAA
- the LOC108124512 gene encoding UPF0585 protein CG18661 isoform X1 — translation MSLTKRLLHISLLCSYAKRTHPSADRNSQPISEALLAQVDRQKKDLKLLEIASGSGQHAGYLAPLLPNISFQPTEFERSQFDSISAYAGDCATGNIRLPFYVDVTRDPKEWEGPPAPASYDYFFNSNMMHISPWECSVGLFRAAGQLLKRGGRMFTYGPYAQDGILTPQSNVDFDRSLRGRDPSWGVRDIKDLKVLAQENGMQLEKIVDMPSNNKFLTWLKL, via the exons atgag CCTGACCAAGCGACTCCTGCACATTTCCCTTCTTTGCAGCTACGCCAAGAGAACCCACCCTTCCGCGGATCGTAATTCCCAGCCGATTTCCGAGGCTCTTCTGGCCCAGGTGGATCGGCAGAAAAAGGACTTGAAGCTCCTTGAGATTGCCTCGGGATCTGGGCAGCACGCCGGATACCTGGCTCCACTGTTGCCCAATATTAGCTTCCAACCGACGGAATTCGAAAGGTCGCAGTTTGATTCCATTTCCGCATATGCCGGAGACTGCGCCACCGGCAACATTCGATTGCCCTTCTACGTGGACGTTACCCGGGATCCTAAGGAGTGGGAGGGACCACCTGCCCCAGCAAGCTACGACTACTTTTTCAACTCCAATATGATGCACATCAGCCCCTGGGAGTGCTCCGTGGGACTCTTCCGAGCTGCCGGGCAGCTACTGAAGCGGGGAGGCAGAATGTTCACCTACGGTCCCTATGCGCAGGATGGCATCCTGACGCCCCAGAGCAACGTGGACTTCGACCGGAGCCTGCGGGGAAGAGATCCCTCATGGGGCGTCCGGGATATCAAAGATCTGAAGGTGCTGGCCCAGGAAAACGGGATGCAGTTGGAGAAAATCGTGGATATGCCGTCGAACAACAAATTTCTGACCTGGCTTAAGTTATAA
- the alien gene encoding COP9 signalosome complex subunit 2 — MSDNDDDFMCDDDEDYGLEYSEDSNSEPDVDLENQYYNSKALKEEEPKAALASFQKVLDLENGEKGEWGFKALKQMIKINFRLNNYDEMMVRYKQLLTYIKSAVTRNHSEKSINSILDYISTSKNMALLQNFYETTLDALRDAKNDRLWFKTNTKLGKLYFDRSDFTKLQKILKQLHQSCQTDDGEDDLKKGTQLLEIYALEIQMYTVQKNNKKLKALYEQSLHIKSAIPHPLIMGVIRECGGKMHLREGEFEKAHTDFFEAFKNYDESGSPRRTTCLKYLVLANMLMKSGINPFDSQEAKPYKNDPEILAMTNLVNSYQNNDINEFETILRQHRSNIMADQFIREHIEDLLRNIRTQVLIKLIRPYKNIAIPFIANALNIEPTEVESLLVSCILDDTIKGRIDQVNQVLQLDKINSSASRYNALEKWSNQIQSLQFAVVQKMA, encoded by the exons ATGTCCGATAACGATGACGACTTTATGTGCGACGACGATGAGGATTATGGTTTG GAGTACTCTGAGGACAGCAACTCGGAGCCCGATGTGGACCTGGAGAACCAGTACTACAACAGCAAGGCCCTGAAGGAGGAGGAACCGAAGGCGGCACTGGCCAGTTTCCAGAAGGTCCTTGACTTGGAGAACGGCGAGAAGGGCGAGTGGGGCTTCAAGGCGCTGAAGCAGATGATCAAGATCAACTTTAGGCTG AACAACTACGATGAGATGATGGTGCGCTACAAGCAGCTGCTCACCTACATCAAGAGCGCTGTGACCCGAAACCACTCGGAGAAGAGCATCAACTCCATACTGGATTACATATCCACGTCGAAGAAT ATGGCTCTTCTCCAGAACTTTTACGAGACCACCTTGGACGCCTTACGGGATGCCAAAAACGACCGTCTGTGGTTCAAGACCAACACTAAGCTGGGCAAGCTATACTTCGACCGCAGTGACTTCACCAAGCTCCAGAAGATACTCAAGCAGCTGCACCAGAGCTGCCAGACGGATGACGGCGAAGACGATCTCAAGAAGGGCACACAGCTGCTGGAGATTTACGCCCTGGAGATCCAGATGTACACAGTGCAGAAGAACAACAAGAAGCTAAAGGCTCTCTACGAACAGTCTCTGCACATCAAGTCGGCCATTCCACATCCCCTGATCATGGGCGTGATCCGGGAGTGCGGGGGTAAAATGCATTTGCGGGAGGGCGAGTTCGAAAAAGCACACACGGATTTCTTCGAAGCTTTCAAAAACTACGATGAAAGCGGTTCACCCAGGAGAACCACTTGCTTGAAGTACTTGGTTCTGGCTAATAT GTTAATGAAGTCCGGCATCAATCCCTTCGACTCACAAGAAGCCAAGCCATATAAGAACGATCCTGAAATCCTGGCGATGACCAATCTGGTGAACTCCTACCAAAACAATGACATTAATGAGTTCGAAACGATTTTACGCCAGCACCGCAGCAACATAATGGCTGACCAGTTCATTCGGGAGCACATCGAGGATCTTTTGCGCAACATTCGCACCCAAGTGCTTATCAAGCTGATCAGGCCATACAAAAACATAGCTATACCTTTCATTGCGAATGCCTTGAATATCGAACCGACTGAAGTGGAGAGTCTACTGGTGTCCTGCATCTTAGACGA CACCATTAAGGGACGCATTGATCAGGTGAATCAGGTACTCCAGCTGGACAAGATCAACAGCAGTGCTTCGCGTTATAATGCCCTGGAGAAATGGTCCAACCAAATCCAATCGCTGCAGTTTGCCGTGGTTCAGAAAATGGCCTAA
- the LOC108124510 gene encoding protein rolling stone: MGDKTQESCCLPLKEEFQRSKFSLDFEDPGIFCRSQWQKGDRNIIWILYRWFLAAFFGTGVIWSMFKIFNGGRWFIYLTDWGFSLDFFTCTYGAVVATIYYIKPSYFAPGSRALKVYWISHYTTSVLSMLISLVFWAALASTMPEEATDLYNLWSHAFNSICMIFDCFMVAFPARIMFFIYPFSVVIIFLIHSLIYYFAGGTDIDGNRFIYFALDWARPGLAIGFVCASLALVCCFAFVAFGIYRVRISMVKCCTKNQVEEQPARDTASKQLA; the protein is encoded by the exons ATGGGGGATAAAACCCAGGAATCCTGTTGCCTGCCATTAAAGGAGGAATTCCAGCGCTCCAAGTTCTCACTGGACTTCGAGGATCCTGGCATCTTTTGCCGCTCCCAGTGGCAAAAGGGCGATCGGAATATAATCTGGATCCTGTACCGATGGTTTCTGGCTGCATTCTTTGGAACTGGTGTGATTTGGagcatgtttaaaattttcaacggTGGTCGTTGGTTCATTTACCTCACGGATTGGGGATTTTCCCTGGATTTCTTTACGTGCACCTATGGGGCTGTTGTGGCGACTATTTACTACATAAAACCCTCATATTTTG CTCCTGGCAGTCGAGCTCTTAAGGTTTACTGGATCTCTCACTATACAACGTCTGTCCTATCCATGCTGATTTCTTTGGTATTCTGGGCAGCTCTGGCCAGTA CTATGCCTGAAGAAGCCACTGACTTGTACAACTTGTGGTCGCATGCCTTCAATTCCATTTGCATGATCTTCGACTGCTTCATGGTGGCCTTTCCAGCTCGCATCATGTTCTTTATTTATCCCTTCTCGGTGGTTATTATATTCCTGATACATTCTTTGATCTACTACTTCGCGGGGGGTACTGACAT AGATGGCAATCGATTCATCTATTTTGCCCTGGACTGGGCCCGTCCCGGATTGGCCATTGGATTTGTGTGTGCTAGCTTGGCCCTCGTCTGTTGCTTTGCTTTTGTGGCCTTCGGCATCTACAGGGTGCGCATCTCCATGGTCAAATGCTGCACCAAAAATCAAGTGGAAGAACAACCAGCCCGTGACACAGCTTCCAAACAATTAGCTTAA
- the LOC108124513 gene encoding protein rolling stone produces MRDKSQEPCCLPLKEEFQRSKFSLYYDDPGAFCRSQWQRGDRNLIWLLYRWILAGFFAGGVIGSMVSSFNGGRWFIYLTDWGFSLCFYCCTYGAVIATIYFIKPSYFAPGSWALRIYWISHYTTVVLGMLITLVFWAALYPSMPGMGAELYNLWAHAFNSICMIFDCFMVAFPTRIMHFVYPFTIGISYGLFSLIYFWAGGVDPMGNRFIYFILDWERPGLAIGSVCGCVALAFAFCILVFGFYRWRIAMHKCCFKQPEEIPATSEPPKEPAQTV; encoded by the exons ATGCGTGACAAGAGCCAGGAGCCCTGCTGTCTGCCTCTCAAGGAGGAGTTCCAGCGGTCGAAGTTCTCTTTGTACTACGATGATCCTGGCGCCTTCTGTCGCTCCCAGTGGCAGAGGGGAGACAGGAATCTGATTTGGCTCCTGTACCGATGGATCCTGGCTGGTTTCTTTGCCGGTGGAGTGATTGGCAGCATGGTCTCGTCCTTCAACGGCGGGCGGTGGTTCATTTACCTCACGGATTGGGGCTTCAGTCTGTGCTTCTACTGCTGCACTTATGGCGCTGTGATAGCCACCATATACTTCATCAAACCCTCCTACTTCG ctCCTGGCAGTTGGGCTTTGAGAATCTATTGGATATCCCATTATACAACTGTCGTCCTTGGAATGTTGATAACTctagtcttctgggctgctctTTATCCTT ccATGCCTGGAATGGGAGCCGAGCTCTACAACCTATGGGCTCATGCCTTTAACTCGATATGCATGATCTTCGACTGTTTTATGGTGGCATTTCCCACTCGAATCATGCATTTTGTTTACCCTTTCACCATTGGCATTTCCTACGGACTTTTCTCTTTGATCTACTTCTGGGCTGGTGGTGTGGATCC CATGGGCAACCGCTTCATATACTTCATTTTGGATTGGGAGCGTCCTGGCCTGGCCATAGGAAGTGTCTGCGGGTGCGTGGCTTTGGCCTTTGCTTTCTGCATCTTGGTCTTTGGCTTCTATAGATGGCGTATTGCGATGCACAAATGCTGTTTCAAACAGCCCGAAGAAATTCCAGCCACCTCAGAACCACCAAAGGAACCAGCCCAAACGGTTTAA
- the rost gene encoding protein rolling stone, which produces MQIFEDFCKSFNKELQRANFGFSYNRVHLFYRSQWQKEETNIIYLLYRWIWALFFLAVYITCIVVQFCDGKFFIYMTNWGFGLCTVTMLISAVQVTCWHYDLKNTRSLVQESGNKAKTTKGLKIYWWLYNMTLSLALIISTVYWVFLHGKMNKPTRFPTISIITHGLNSLMMLIDFLVVAFPLRILHMIYGMSLAIFFFIFTLIYHLCGGTDEFGNHYVYPILDWNNPQRCLVTFVGIFILILCYWLLLFGLYKLKRMFNRAFSVVWTPHAVGLI; this is translated from the exons ATGCAAATATTCGAGGACTTCTGCAAAAGCTTCAACAAGGAATTGCAACGAGCGAATTTCGGCTTCTCATACAATCGCGTTCATTTGTTCTATAGATCACAG TGGCAAAAGGAGGAAACCAACATAATATACCTTTTATACCGATGGATATGGGCCTTGTTCTTTCTGGCGGTGTACATCACCTGCATAGTTGTCCAGTTCTGCGATGGAAAGTTCTTTATCTACATGACCAACTGGGGATTCGGGCTCTGTACCGTCACGATGCTGATTTCAGCCGTGCAGGTCACTTGCTGGCACTATGATCTGAAAAACACGCGGAGCCTGGTACAGGAATCTGGAAACAAGGCCAAAACGACCAAGGGACTGAAGATATATTGGTGGCTCTACAATATGACTCTTTCCTTGGCGCTAATCATTTCAACAGTGTACTGGGTGTTCCTCCATGGCAAGATGA ACAAACCTACACGCTTTCCTACCATCAGCATCATCACCCATGGACTGAACTCTCTGATGATGCTGATCGACTTCCTGGTGGTTGCATTTCCGCTCAGGATATTGCACATGATCTACGGGATGAGTCTGGCGATATTCTTCTTCATTTTCACCCTCATATACCATTTATGTGGTGGCACAGATGA ATTCGGCAATCATTATGTGTATCCCATTCTGGATTGGAATAATCCCCAGCGATGCCTGGTGACCTTTGTGGGGATCTTCATTCTGATTCTCTGCTACTGGCTGCTGCTCTTCGGACTGTACAAGCTGAAGAGGATGTTCAATAGGGCCTTCAGTGTGGTCTGGACTCCCCATGCCGTGGGCCTCATATAA